The region AGCCCTTTTTTATTGGCGTGTCGTTTTTATTTTTTCTCCAGTTTAGGTCTGTCCCATTCAGAAATATTAGTTGCAGCTTCGTAGGTTGTACGCAAAAAATCGTGTAATGTTTTTTCTGGATTTTCTGAATTTTGTACATCTTCATATTTTAAGAAAAACTCTCCCATTTCCGGACTATAGAAAGCCTCTTTTGGTAAGACTTTTTGCTCTCCAAAACTTGCGCCACTAGGGTATGCATAAGCATAAAAAACCGGCATGGGAGCATCTTTAGATCCAGGCCAAAAACCGGCACTGCTTACTTCTTGTGAATAGGCTTCCTGCATCACTTCCAATGACATATTGGGCATTCCTCCTTGATGAAGCGGGGCAGCATTTCCTGAGAATCGGGTAACAGCCAAATCAAATGCGCCCCAGAACAGATGGACCGGACTTGCTTTACCAATAAAATCACTTCTGAATTCATTAAAAACTCCATTGGCTTTTAACATAGCCTGCCATAGCGCATTCGCTGCAATTGGATCGTATGATTTGTTAACAGTGTTCTCAGAGAATGGAATTGCAGGATCTATTTCATTTGGCTTGGAGTGAATTTTTATCTCAATCCCAAGACCGGACAACTTTTCAAAAAGCTCCTTATAAAAGTTAGCTACAGTTTTTGGTTTTAAGTCTATCGTTATTGTTTCTGCATTGGAACATTGTATAAGCAGCTTGTGTTTTTTGAAGTCAAAATCTATTTGGAAGATTTGTCCTTGGTATGGAATTCCATGGGTTGAATAGCCGCTCGGTGTTACGTAGAGTGCGGTGTGCCAAGAATGATTTTGCCATGGCATTGTCCTTAGGCGTATTTTACCAACGATTTGAATCCACTGGTGAAGTGTTTCAATGGTGTCTTGCATTTCTGCAAAATTTAAAACCGGCCAATTTTGTTTGTTTTTCATTTCTTTTTTTTAATTAATGCACGCCAACGTGTTGGTATATGTCTCGTAACCTGTCAATTATAAATAGGCTTTCGGTTGAGAACGAGCCGAATCTTTACATCTTACTATTTCAATTTTTTTTATCAATAAACCAAATTTAAAAATTTTCTGGACTTGTAAACACACCTTAACCTCTGTAATACAAATAATTAGCTATGGGCTGTATACGGTGAAGTTGTGACTTGGACAACATTGATAATCCGCTCTCTTTTACTACTCTTTTT is a window of Nonlabens sp. MB-3u-79 DNA encoding:
- a CDS encoding DUF5996 family protein — encoded protein: MKNKQNWPVLNFAEMQDTIETLHQWIQIVGKIRLRTMPWQNHSWHTALYVTPSGYSTHGIPYQGQIFQIDFDFKKHKLLIQCSNAETITIDLKPKTVANFYKELFEKLSGLGIEIKIHSKPNEIDPAIPFSENTVNKSYDPIAANALWQAMLKANGVFNEFRSDFIGKASPVHLFWGAFDLAVTRFSGNAAPLHQGGMPNMSLEVMQEAYSQEVSSAGFWPGSKDAPMPVFYAYAYPSGASFGEQKVLPKEAFYSPEMGEFFLKYEDVQNSENPEKTLHDFLRTTYEAATNISEWDRPKLEKK